One genomic window of Pseudomonas chlororaphis subsp. piscium includes the following:
- a CDS encoding imelysin family protein, producing MFRPKLLFTSLAALALGACSPQDPQAVTSAAIAKQVILPTYSRWVEADRQLAISALAFCEGKQSLDTARADFLHAQKAWAELQPLLIGPLAEGNRSWQVQFWPDKKNLVGRQVEQLVTATPQIDAAALAKSSVVVQGLSAYEYILFDSKIDMADSAQKARYCPLLTAIGERQKQLAEEILSRWNTSDGMLAQMSKFPNQRYADSHEAIADLLRVQVTALDTLKKKLGTPMGRQSKGIPQPFQADAWRSQSSMQSLEASLAAAQTVWAGVDNKGLRGLLPAEQKPLVDKIDAAYAASLKLFASTQRSLTELLADDAGRQQLNDIYDSLNVVHRLHEGELAKALGIQLGFNANDGD from the coding sequence ATGTTCCGTCCCAAGCTGTTGTTCACCAGCCTTGCCGCGCTCGCCCTGGGCGCCTGCTCGCCGCAGGACCCACAAGCCGTGACCTCGGCGGCCATCGCCAAGCAGGTGATCCTGCCGACCTACAGCCGCTGGGTCGAAGCCGACCGCCAGCTGGCGATCAGCGCCCTGGCCTTCTGTGAAGGCAAGCAAAGCCTGGATACCGCCCGTGCCGACTTCCTGCACGCGCAGAAAGCCTGGGCCGAACTGCAACCCTTGCTGATCGGCCCGCTGGCCGAGGGCAACCGCTCCTGGCAGGTGCAGTTCTGGCCGGACAAGAAGAACCTGGTTGGTCGTCAGGTCGAACAGCTGGTCACCGCCACGCCGCAGATCGACGCCGCCGCCCTGGCCAAGTCCAGCGTCGTGGTGCAAGGCCTCTCGGCCTACGAATACATCCTGTTCGACAGCAAGATCGATATGGCCGACAGCGCGCAGAAAGCTCGCTACTGCCCGCTGCTGACTGCTATTGGAGAACGCCAGAAACAGCTCGCCGAAGAGATCCTGTCGCGCTGGAACACCAGCGACGGCATGCTCGCGCAGATGAGCAAGTTCCCCAACCAGCGCTACGCCGACTCCCATGAGGCCATCGCCGACCTGCTGCGGGTCCAGGTCACCGCGCTGGACACCCTGAAGAAGAAGCTCGGCACGCCGATGGGCCGTCAGAGCAAGGGTATTCCACAGCCGTTCCAGGCCGACGCCTGGCGCAGCCAGTCGTCCATGCAGAGCCTGGAAGCCAGCCTCGCCGCGGCCCAGACCGTCTGGGCCGGGGTAGACAACAAGGGCCTGCGCGGCCTGTTGCCGGCCGAGCAGAAGCCGCTGGTGGACAAGATCGACGCCGCCTACGCCGCCTCGCTGAAGCTGTTCGCCAGCACCCAGCGCTCGCTGACCGAGCTGCTGGCCGACGACGCCGGCCGCCAGCAACTGAACGACATCTACGACAGCCTCAACGTCGTCCACCGCCTGCACGAAGGCGAGCTGGCCAAGGCGCTGGGCATCCAACTGGGCTTCAACGCCAACGACGGTGACTGA
- a CDS encoding di-heme oxidoredictase family protein has protein sequence MPRSLLRWSALFMALSLSACDDAPRFTQAEPGEARSGGEATVRKSDQNAFSMPSANLSPTRRLDFSVGNSFFRSPWVIAPSTTTARDGLGPLFNTNGCQNCHIKDGRGHPPTPDSDNAVSMLVRLSIPNEPAYAKVIEQLGIVPEPVYGGQFQDMAVPGVAPEGKVRVEYEPLTLRFKDGSEVELRKPKLQITQLGYGPMHPDTRFSARVAPPMIGLGLLEAIPEAAILANAQAQAKAGNGIAGRPNRVWDDAQQKTVLGRFGWKAGQPNLNQQNVHAFSGDMGLTTSLRPFDDCTDAQTACKQAPNGNGPDGEPEVSDNILRLVLFYSRNLGVPARRDVGSPQVLAGKNLFYQAGCQSCHTPQFTTAADAAEPELANQVIRPYSDLLLHDMGEGLADNRSEFQAGGRDWRTPPLWGIGLTQTVSGHTQFLHDGRARNLLEAVLWHGGEAQAAQQQVLSFNAEQRAALLAFLNSL, from the coding sequence ATGCCCCGATCGCTGCTTCGCTGGTCTGCGCTGTTCATGGCCTTGAGCCTGAGTGCCTGCGATGACGCTCCGCGTTTTACCCAGGCCGAGCCGGGCGAAGCGCGTTCCGGCGGTGAAGCGACCGTGCGCAAGAGTGACCAGAACGCTTTTTCCATGCCGTCGGCCAACCTGTCGCCGACCCGGCGCCTGGACTTCAGCGTTGGCAACAGTTTCTTCCGCAGCCCCTGGGTGATTGCCCCCTCGACCACCACCGCCCGCGATGGCCTGGGCCCGCTGTTCAATACCAACGGCTGCCAGAACTGCCATATCAAGGACGGCCGCGGCCACCCGCCGACGCCCGACTCGGACAACGCCGTGTCGATGCTAGTGCGCCTGTCGATCCCCAATGAGCCGGCCTACGCCAAGGTCATCGAGCAACTGGGCATAGTGCCCGAGCCGGTGTACGGCGGGCAGTTCCAGGACATGGCGGTGCCTGGCGTCGCTCCGGAAGGCAAGGTGCGGGTCGAGTACGAACCGCTGACCCTACGCTTCAAGGACGGCAGCGAAGTCGAACTGCGCAAGCCAAAGCTGCAGATCACCCAGCTCGGCTACGGCCCGATGCATCCCGACACCCGTTTCTCGGCCCGCGTGGCGCCACCGATGATCGGCCTGGGCCTGCTTGAAGCCATCCCCGAGGCAGCGATCCTGGCCAATGCCCAAGCACAGGCCAAGGCTGGCAACGGCATCGCCGGACGACCGAACCGGGTCTGGGACGACGCCCAGCAGAAGACCGTACTCGGGCGTTTTGGCTGGAAAGCCGGACAACCCAACCTCAATCAACAAAATGTTCACGCGTTCTCTGGTGATATGGGCCTGACCACCAGCCTGAGACCCTTCGATGACTGCACCGACGCCCAGACCGCCTGCAAGCAAGCCCCCAACGGCAACGGGCCGGATGGCGAACCGGAAGTCAGCGACAACATCCTGCGCCTGGTGTTGTTCTACAGTCGCAACCTCGGGGTGCCGGCGCGCCGCGATGTTGGCTCGCCACAGGTGCTGGCCGGCAAGAACCTGTTCTACCAGGCCGGCTGCCAGTCCTGTCATACCCCCCAGTTCACCACCGCTGCCGACGCCGCGGAACCCGAGCTGGCCAATCAAGTGATCCGCCCCTACAGCGACCTGCTGCTGCATGACATGGGCGAAGGCCTGGCCGACAACCGCAGCGAATTCCAGGCCGGCGGCCGCGACTGGCGCACGCCGCCGTTGTGGGGGATCGGCCTGACGCAAACGGTCAGCGGCCACACCCAGTTCCTGCATGACGGTCGCGCCCGCAACCTGCTCGAAGCCGTGCTCTGGCACGGCGGCGAAGCCCAGGCGGCGCAGCAACAGGTTTTATCCTTCAATGCCGAACAACGCGCTGCGTTGCTGGCATTCCTGAACTCTCTTTAA
- a CDS encoding putative bifunctional diguanylate cyclase/phosphodiesterase, whose product MKLELKNSLSVKLLRVVLLSALIVGVVLSCAQIVFDAYKTRQAVANDAQRILDMFRDPSTQAVYSLDREMGMQVIEGLFQDDAVRMASIGHPNETMLAEKTRELQASPSRWLTDLILGKERTFTTQLVGRGPYSEYYGDLSITLDTATYGQGFIVSSVIIFISGVLRALAMGLVLYLVYHWLLTKPLSRIIEHLTTINPDRPSEHQIPLLKGHERNELGIWINTANQLLASIERNTHLRHEAENSLLRMAQYDFLTGLPNRQQLQQQLDKILIDAGRLQRRVAVLCVGLDDFKGINEQFSYQTGDQLLLALADRLRAHSGRLGALARLGGDQFALVQADIEQPYEAAELAQSILDDLEAPFALDHQEIRLRATIGITLFPEDGDSTEKLLQKAEQTMTLAKSRSRNRYQFYIASVDSEMRRRRELEKDLREALNREQFHLVYQPQISYRDHRVVGVEALLRWQHPEHGFVPPDLFIPLAEQNGTIIAIGEWVLDQACRQLREWHDLGFSDLRMAVNLSTVQLHHAELPRVVNNLLQIYRLPPRSLELEVTETGLMEDISTAAQHLLSLRRSGALIAIDDFGTGYSSLSYLKSLPLDKIKIDKSFVQDLLDDDDDATIVRAIIQLGKSLGMQVIAEGVETAEQEAYIISEGCHEGQGYHYSKPLPARELSAYLKQAQRSNAAIL is encoded by the coding sequence TTGAAGCTGGAACTCAAAAACAGCTTGTCGGTGAAGTTGCTCCGGGTTGTGCTGCTGTCGGCACTGATAGTGGGCGTAGTTCTGAGCTGCGCACAAATCGTCTTCGATGCTTACAAGACTCGGCAGGCGGTCGCTAATGATGCCCAGCGCATTCTCGACATGTTTCGCGACCCCTCGACCCAGGCCGTATACAGCCTGGACCGCGAAATGGGCATGCAAGTCATCGAAGGCCTGTTCCAGGACGATGCTGTGCGCATGGCCTCCATTGGCCATCCCAACGAAACCATGCTCGCGGAAAAAACCCGTGAGTTACAGGCCTCCCCCAGCCGCTGGCTGACCGACCTGATCCTCGGCAAGGAACGCACCTTCACCACCCAACTGGTGGGTCGTGGCCCCTACAGCGAATACTACGGCGACCTGAGCATCACCCTCGACACGGCCACCTACGGCCAGGGATTCATCGTCAGCTCGGTGATCATTTTCATTTCCGGTGTATTGCGCGCCCTGGCCATGGGCCTGGTGCTGTATCTGGTTTACCACTGGCTGCTGACCAAGCCGCTGTCGCGGATCATCGAGCACCTGACCACCATCAACCCGGACCGCCCCAGCGAACATCAGATTCCCCTGCTCAAGGGCCACGAGCGAAACGAACTGGGGATCTGGATCAATACCGCCAACCAGTTGCTGGCGTCGATCGAGCGCAACACGCACCTGCGCCATGAAGCGGAAAACAGCCTGCTGCGCATGGCCCAGTACGACTTCCTCACCGGCCTGCCCAACCGCCAGCAACTGCAGCAGCAACTGGACAAGATCCTGATCGATGCCGGCCGCCTGCAACGCCGGGTCGCGGTGCTCTGTGTCGGCCTCGACGACTTCAAGGGCATCAACGAACAGTTCAGCTACCAGACCGGTGACCAGTTACTGCTGGCCCTGGCCGATCGCCTGCGGGCCCACAGTGGCCGCCTGGGCGCCCTCGCCCGCCTCGGCGGCGACCAGTTCGCCCTGGTCCAGGCCGATATCGAACAACCCTACGAAGCCGCCGAACTGGCGCAGAGCATTCTCGACGACCTGGAAGCGCCGTTTGCCCTCGACCACCAGGAAATCCGCCTGCGCGCCACCATCGGCATCACCCTGTTCCCGGAAGACGGCGACAGCACCGAGAAGCTGCTGCAGAAAGCCGAGCAGACCATGACCCTGGCCAAGAGCCGGTCGCGCAACCGTTATCAGTTCTATATCGCCAGCGTCGACAGCGAGATGCGCCGGCGCCGCGAGCTGGAGAAGGACCTGCGCGAAGCCCTGAACCGCGAGCAGTTCCACCTGGTCTACCAGCCGCAGATCAGCTACCGCGATCATCGGGTGGTCGGGGTCGAGGCGCTGCTGCGCTGGCAGCATCCGGAACACGGCTTCGTCCCGCCGGACCTGTTCATTCCCCTGGCCGAGCAGAACGGCACCATCATCGCCATCGGCGAATGGGTGCTGGACCAGGCCTGCCGCCAGTTGCGCGAATGGCATGACCTGGGCTTCAGCGACCTGCGCATGGCGGTCAACCTGTCCACCGTGCAACTGCACCACGCCGAGTTGCCGCGGGTGGTCAACAACCTGCTGCAGATCTATCGCTTGCCGCCACGCAGCCTGGAACTGGAAGTCACCGAAACCGGCCTGATGGAAGACATCAGCACCGCTGCCCAGCACCTGCTGAGCCTGCGCCGCTCGGGGGCGCTGATCGCCATCGACGACTTCGGTACCGGCTATTCGTCCCTGAGCTATCTCAAGAGCCTGCCGCTGGACAAGATCAAGATCGACAAGAGCTTCGTCCAGGACCTGCTGGATGACGACGACGATGCGACCATCGTGCGGGCGATCATCCAGCTGGGCAAAAGCCTCGGCATGCAGGTGATCGCCGAGGGCGTGGAAACCGCCGAGCAGGAGGCCTACATCATCTCCGAAGGCTGCCACGAAGGTCAGGGTTACCACTACAGCAAACCCCTGCCGGCACGGGAGCTGAGCGCCTACCTGAAACAGGCCCAACGCAGTAACGCGGCCATCCTCTGA
- a CDS encoding superoxide dismutase — protein MAFELPPLPYAHDALQPHISKETLEYHHDKHHNTYVVNLNNLVPGTEFEGKTLEEIVKSSSGGIFNNAAQVWNHTFYWNCLAPNAGGQPTGALAEAINAAFGSFDKFKEEFTKTSVGTFGSGWGWLVKKADGSLALASTIGAGNPLTSGDTPLLTCDVWEHAYYIDYRNLRPKYVEAFWNLVNWKFVAEQFEGKTFVA, from the coding sequence ATGGCTTTCGAATTGCCGCCGCTGCCTTACGCACACGATGCCCTGCAGCCGCACATTTCCAAGGAAACTCTGGAATACCACCACGACAAGCACCACAACACCTATGTCGTGAACCTGAACAACCTGGTGCCAGGCACCGAGTTCGAAGGCAAAACCCTGGAAGAGATCGTCAAATCCTCTTCGGGCGGTATCTTCAACAACGCCGCTCAGGTCTGGAACCACACTTTCTACTGGAACTGCCTGGCGCCAAACGCTGGCGGTCAACCAACCGGCGCACTGGCTGAAGCCATCAACGCGGCTTTCGGTTCGTTCGACAAGTTCAAGGAAGAATTCACCAAGACTTCCGTCGGCACCTTCGGTTCCGGTTGGGGCTGGCTGGTGAAAAAGGCTGACGGTTCCCTGGCCCTGGCCAGCACCATCGGCGCCGGCAACCCGCTGACCAGCGGCGACACCCCGCTGCTGACCTGCGACGTCTGGGAACACGCTTACTACATCGACTACCGCAACCTGCGTCCTAAGTACGTCGAAGCGTTCTGGAACCTGGTCAACTGGAAATTCGTGGCCGAGCAGTTCGAAGGCAAGACCTTCGTCGCCTAA
- a CDS encoding efflux RND transporter periplasmic adaptor subunit: MLRRRMFIMLGVVLLILLSLAGYKAFSIYQQVKLFAVPKPPISVAVATAREQPWQTRLPTVGTLKALQGVNLSLEVAGTVKELQFESGQKVTAGQPLLQLDSAVESALLETAQADLGLSQLDFGRGSQLVGSQAISRGEFDRLSAVLQKNKATVNQLKAALAKKRMLAPFSGTIGIRHVDVGDYLASGTVIATLQDLSSLYVDFFVPEQAVPKIALGQSVSVMVSAYPAEQFTATISAINPKVEDTTRNVQVRATLANPDGKLLPGMFTNLQVLLPDPQPRVVVPESAITYSLYGNSLYVVSEKKADDGSPEKDDKGQPVLIAERRFIETGERRNGLVLINKGVSSGEQVVSGGQIKLDHGAHITTTPDKTLPAEQNGQPRAN, from the coding sequence ATGCTGCGTCGCCGCATGTTTATCATGTTGGGTGTCGTCCTGCTGATCCTGCTGTCGCTGGCGGGCTACAAGGCCTTCTCCATCTATCAGCAGGTCAAGCTCTTCGCGGTGCCCAAGCCGCCGATCAGCGTGGCCGTGGCCACGGCTCGCGAACAACCGTGGCAAACCCGCCTGCCCACGGTCGGCACCCTCAAGGCCCTGCAGGGGGTCAACCTCAGCCTGGAAGTGGCCGGCACCGTCAAGGAACTGCAGTTCGAGTCCGGGCAAAAGGTCACGGCCGGCCAGCCCTTGCTGCAACTCGACAGTGCCGTGGAAAGCGCCCTGCTGGAAACCGCCCAGGCCGACCTGGGCCTGTCCCAGCTGGATTTCGGCCGCGGCAGCCAGCTGGTAGGCAGCCAGGCGATTTCCCGCGGCGAATTCGATCGATTGTCGGCGGTGCTGCAAAAGAACAAGGCCACGGTCAATCAGCTCAAGGCGGCGCTGGCGAAAAAACGCATGCTCGCGCCCTTCAGCGGCACCATCGGCATCCGCCATGTGGATGTCGGCGACTACCTGGCCAGCGGCACGGTGATCGCCACCCTGCAGGACCTCAGCAGCCTGTATGTCGACTTCTTCGTCCCGGAACAGGCGGTGCCGAAAATCGCCCTGGGGCAATCGGTCAGCGTGATGGTCTCCGCCTATCCGGCGGAGCAGTTCACCGCCACCATCAGTGCCATTAACCCCAAGGTCGAAGACACCACGCGTAACGTGCAGGTGCGCGCCACCCTGGCCAACCCCGACGGCAAGCTGCTGCCCGGCATGTTCACCAACCTGCAGGTGCTGCTGCCCGATCCGCAGCCCCGGGTGGTGGTCCCGGAAAGCGCCATCACCTACTCCCTGTATGGCAATTCGCTGTACGTGGTCAGTGAGAAAAAGGCCGACGACGGCAGCCCGGAAAAAGACGACAAGGGCCAGCCGGTGCTGATCGCCGAGCGGCGCTTCATCGAAACCGGCGAACGGCGCAACGGCCTGGTGCTGATCAACAAGGGCGTGAGCAGCGGCGAACAGGTGGTGAGCGGCGGGCAGATCAAGCTCGACCATGGCGCCCACATCACCACCACGCCGGACAAGACGCTGCCCGCCGAACAGAACGGCCAGCCACGCGCGAACTGA
- a CDS encoding imelysin family protein, whose amino-acid sequence MIRMPLATASLLAIAISLAGCGEGKDKAAAPQAATPAASTAAPATAPAAGKVDEASAKAVVAHYADMVFAVYSDAESTAKTLQTAIDAFLAKPNADTLKAAKAAWVAARVPYLQSEVFRFGNTIVDDWEGQVNSWPLDEGLIDYVDKSYEHALGNPGATANIIANTEVQVGEDKVDVKDITPEKLASLNELGGSEANVATGYHAIEFLLWGQDLNGTGPGAGNRPASDYLEGAGATGGHNDRRRAYLKAVTQLLVNDLEEMVGNWKPNVADNYRATLEAEPAESGLRKMLFGMGSLSLGELAGERMKVSLEANSPEDEQDCFSDNTHNSHFYDAKGIRNVYLGEYTRADGTKLTGASLSSLVAKIDPAADAALKADLAATEAKIQVMVDHANKGEHYDQLIAAGNDAGNQIVRDAIAALVKQTGSIEQAAGKLGISDLNPDNADHEF is encoded by the coding sequence ATGATTCGTATGCCTCTGGCTACCGCCAGTCTGTTGGCCATCGCTATTTCCCTCGCTGGTTGCGGCGAAGGCAAAGACAAGGCTGCCGCGCCGCAAGCCGCTACCCCAGCCGCCAGCACCGCAGCCCCGGCCACCGCTCCTGCGGCCGGCAAGGTCGATGAAGCGTCGGCCAAGGCGGTTGTCGCGCATTACGCCGACATGGTCTTCGCCGTATACAGCGATGCCGAATCCACCGCGAAGACCCTGCAGACCGCGATCGACGCCTTCCTCGCCAAGCCCAACGCCGACACCCTGAAAGCCGCCAAGGCCGCCTGGGTCGCCGCTCGCGTGCCTTACCTGCAGAGCGAAGTGTTCCGCTTCGGCAACACCATCGTCGACGACTGGGAAGGCCAGGTGAACTCCTGGCCGCTGGACGAAGGCCTGATCGACTACGTCGACAAGTCCTACGAGCATGCGCTGGGTAACCCGGGCGCCACCGCCAACATCATCGCCAACACTGAAGTCCAGGTCGGCGAAGACAAGGTCGACGTGAAAGACATCACCCCGGAAAAACTCGCCAGCCTCAACGAACTGGGCGGTTCCGAGGCCAACGTCGCCACCGGCTACCACGCCATCGAATTCCTGCTCTGGGGCCAGGACCTGAACGGCACCGGCCCTGGCGCCGGCAACCGTCCGGCGTCCGACTACCTGGAAGGCGCCGGTGCCACCGGTGGCCACAACGACCGTCGTCGTGCCTACCTGAAAGCCGTGACCCAGCTGCTGGTCAACGACCTGGAAGAAATGGTCGGCAACTGGAAACCGAACGTGGCCGACAACTACCGCGCCACCCTGGAAGCCGAACCAGCTGAAAGCGGCCTGCGCAAAATGCTGTTCGGCATGGGCAGCCTGTCCCTGGGCGAACTGGCGGGCGAGCGCATGAAGGTGTCCCTGGAGGCCAACTCCCCTGAAGACGAGCAGGACTGCTTCAGCGACAACACCCACAACTCGCACTTCTACGACGCCAAGGGCATCCGCAACGTCTACCTGGGCGAGTACACCCGCGCCGACGGCACCAAGCTAACCGGCGCCAGCCTGTCGTCGCTGGTGGCGAAAATCGACCCGGCCGCCGACGCCGCGCTGAAAGCCGATCTGGCCGCCACCGAAGCCAAGATCCAGGTCATGGTCGATCACGCCAACAAGGGTGAGCACTACGACCAACTGATCGCCGCCGGCAACGACGCGGGCAACCAGATCGTGCGTGACGCCATCGCCGCGCTGGTCAAGCAGACCGGTTCGATCGAACAGGCCGCGGGCAAGCTGGGCATCAGCGACCTGAACCCGGACAACGCCGATCACGAGTTCTGA
- a CDS encoding DUF1513 domain-containing protein — MLRRQALALGSLLLSAVTLGGWTLFKHKDQGPLLLSARDDGDGKHYAVGYRLDGQQVFATQVGQRCHDIVNHPTLPIALFVARRPGTESYLIDLRDGALLQTLASQPNRHFYGHAVIHKSGDWLYATENDTSDPGRGLLGVYRFEGERLVHSGEIPTHGIGPHQVSWMPDGETLVVANGGIRTEAESRVEMNLNAMEPSLVLMQRDGNLLSKETLAQQMNSVRHMGIAGDGTIVTGQQFMGDAHESSQLLAIKRPGQPFQAFPVAEHQLQAMGHYTASVAVHSELRLVALTAPRGNRFFIWDLDSAEVRLDAPLPDCAGVGAVADGFVVTSGQGRCRFYDCRQKQLVAKPLDLPAGLWDNHLHLV, encoded by the coding sequence ATGCTGCGACGTCAGGCTCTGGCACTCGGCAGCCTGCTGCTGAGCGCCGTCACGCTGGGTGGCTGGACGCTGTTCAAGCACAAGGACCAAGGCCCGCTGCTGCTCTCGGCGCGGGATGACGGCGACGGCAAGCACTACGCCGTCGGCTACCGCCTGGATGGCCAGCAAGTGTTCGCCACCCAGGTCGGTCAACGCTGCCATGACATCGTCAACCACCCGACGCTGCCGATCGCCCTGTTCGTCGCCCGCCGCCCGGGCACCGAAAGCTACCTGATCGACCTGCGCGACGGCGCGTTGCTGCAAACCCTGGCCTCGCAGCCCAACCGGCATTTCTATGGCCACGCGGTGATCCACAAGAGCGGCGACTGGCTGTACGCCACCGAGAACGACACAAGCGATCCGGGTCGCGGCCTGCTCGGGGTGTACCGGTTCGAGGGCGAACGCCTGGTGCACAGCGGCGAGATCCCGACCCACGGTATCGGCCCGCACCAGGTGTCGTGGATGCCGGACGGCGAGACCCTGGTGGTGGCCAACGGCGGGATTCGCACCGAGGCGGAAAGCCGCGTCGAGATGAACCTCAACGCCATGGAGCCGAGCCTGGTGCTGATGCAGCGCGACGGCAACCTGCTGAGCAAGGAAACCCTGGCCCAGCAGATGAACAGCGTGCGCCACATGGGCATCGCCGGCGACGGCACCATAGTCACCGGCCAGCAGTTCATGGGCGACGCCCATGAGTCGTCGCAGTTGCTGGCGATCAAGCGCCCGGGGCAGCCGTTCCAGGCCTTCCCGGTGGCCGAGCATCAGCTGCAGGCAATGGGGCATTACACCGCCAGCGTCGCGGTGCACAGCGAACTGCGCCTGGTGGCCCTCACCGCCCCGCGCGGCAACCGCTTTTTCATCTGGGACCTGGACAGCGCCGAGGTGCGCCTGGACGCGCCCTTGCCGGACTGTGCCGGGGTCGGTGCGGTGGCGGATGGTTTTGTCGTGACCTCGGGTCAGGGGCGTTGTCGCTTCTACGACTGTCGTCAGAAACAACTGGTGGCAAAGCCCCTGGATTTGCCGGCAGGGCTCTGGGACAACCATTTGCACCTGGTCTAG